One Methylosinus sp. LW4 genomic region harbors:
- a CDS encoding Flp family type IVb pilin, whose amino-acid sequence MPNCLRRFLADESGATTLEYAMIGFFLSIVILAATRIIGTKLSAAYYLPVANNLT is encoded by the coding sequence ATGCCGAATTGCCTGCGCCGATTTCTGGCCGACGAGAGCGGAGCGACCACCCTCGAATATGCGATGATCGGCTTTTTTCTCTCGATCGTGATCCTGGCGGCGACGCGCATCATCGGCACAAAGCTCTCGGCGGCCTATTATCTGCCCGTCGCCAATAATCTGACCTGA